The following coding sequences lie in one Mesorhizobium sp. NZP2298 genomic window:
- a CDS encoding WecB/TagA/CpsF family glycosyltransferase: MNMHTARAAFGLDSLKTVLGISVLAIRWDDAIALLNRLIAERRFTKVSFLNAHNANIAYTDPVFAEALDDFLILPDGIGVDLAAKLLYGAPFPDNLNGTDFVPAFLQASTRPLTVGLLGATRVNAEAASVKLAALAVQHNFVVVHDGYFSAAQEPEIIGRIAALRPDMLLVAMGVPRQELWIARHIDERHCTMPVAVGALLDFLSGSVPRAPLWMRRLRLEWLFRLAVEPGRLWRRYVVGNPVFLWRVVKQRWSRGAETAGELR; the protein is encoded by the coding sequence ATGAACATGCACACCGCCCGCGCCGCATTCGGGCTCGACAGCCTGAAGACGGTCCTTGGCATTTCGGTGCTTGCCATCCGCTGGGACGATGCGATCGCCCTGCTGAACCGACTGATTGCCGAGCGGCGCTTTACCAAGGTCAGTTTCCTCAACGCCCACAACGCCAACATCGCCTATACGGATCCGGTCTTCGCCGAGGCGCTCGATGATTTTCTCATCCTGCCGGACGGCATCGGCGTCGATCTCGCCGCCAAGCTTCTCTATGGCGCGCCGTTTCCGGACAATCTCAACGGCACCGATTTCGTGCCGGCCTTCCTGCAGGCCTCGACGCGGCCGCTGACCGTCGGGCTGCTCGGCGCGACGCGCGTCAATGCCGAGGCGGCGTCGGTCAAGCTGGCCGCCCTTGCCGTGCAGCACAATTTCGTGGTCGTTCATGACGGCTATTTCTCCGCCGCGCAGGAACCGGAGATCATCGGCCGGATCGCGGCGCTGCGGCCCGACATGCTGCTGGTCGCGATGGGCGTGCCAAGACAGGAACTGTGGATAGCGCGCCATATCGATGAGCGCCATTGCACCATGCCGGTCGCTGTCGGTGCGCTGCTCGATTTCCTCAGCGGCTCGGTGCCGCGCGCGCCGCTGTGGATGCGCCGCCTGCGCCTGGAATGGCTGTTCCGGCTGGCGGTCGAGCCGGGCCGGCTCTGGCGCCGCTATGTGGTCGGCAATCCGGTGTTCTTGTGGCGGGTCGTCAAGCAGAGATGGTCGCGCGGAGCCGAGACGGCGGGAGAACTCCGTTGA
- a CDS encoding lipopolysaccharide biosynthesis protein has translation MTETRGIPQRRTFARVGTFVAERRGLVRDYFSAISGAGGRLVFSLAYFIALANTLSISEFGMFATASAAGVMLSRILAFGFISALYRTATIRPNLIGTFTAGFLLLGIVSLPLLAAASFGVYLIFFAGTVPLSVFSAIVFAEALLWRPVEVALIVNNGLGKFGRAAVLAILATALRALGAVLFMLWAQHSIWIWSWFYIGANAASLVLAFGWFYPRQRLRLRIELYLRRLADSLYVAGAEILFYLQSEFDKLLVLAIGGPHLAGIYAIIMRLVDLTAIPIRTFSMMLVQRMMRAPDLLSRLTVKSGIEGGVFLVSTLALLALGIVLHFFPNALGRNVSEAAPLVALAICVPGLRNLVEYQAELLFARGQTAVRALNLGLLAALKALLLTYVLTTISDTSKLVLSLNVVFLLLYLASMLLTYSALRKPAKAI, from the coding sequence ATGACCGAAACTCGCGGCATACCGCAAAGGCGTACTTTCGCCCGGGTCGGCACTTTCGTGGCCGAGCGACGGGGGCTGGTCCGCGACTATTTCTCGGCGATCAGCGGCGCGGGCGGGCGACTGGTGTTCTCGCTGGCCTATTTCATCGCCCTTGCCAATACGCTGTCCATCTCCGAGTTCGGCATGTTCGCGACCGCTTCGGCGGCCGGCGTGATGCTGTCGCGGATCCTGGCCTTCGGTTTCATTTCGGCGCTCTATCGCACCGCCACCATCCGCCCCAATTTGATCGGCACCTTCACAGCCGGCTTCCTGCTGCTCGGCATCGTCTCGCTGCCGTTGCTGGCCGCGGCCTCGTTCGGCGTCTACCTGATCTTCTTCGCCGGCACGGTGCCGCTGTCGGTGTTTTCGGCGATCGTCTTCGCCGAAGCGCTGTTGTGGCGGCCGGTGGAGGTGGCGCTGATCGTCAACAACGGGCTGGGCAAATTCGGCCGTGCCGCCGTGCTGGCGATCCTGGCCACTGCGTTGCGGGCGCTTGGCGCGGTGCTGTTCATGCTGTGGGCCCAGCACAGCATCTGGATCTGGTCATGGTTCTATATCGGCGCCAATGCCGCCTCGCTGGTTCTGGCTTTCGGCTGGTTCTATCCGCGCCAAAGACTGCGGCTGCGCATCGAGCTTTACCTCAGGCGACTGGCGGATTCCCTCTACGTGGCCGGCGCCGAAATTCTGTTCTACCTGCAATCGGAATTCGACAAGCTGCTGGTGCTGGCGATCGGCGGCCCGCATCTGGCCGGCATCTATGCCATCATCATGCGGCTGGTCGACCTGACCGCGATCCCGATCCGCACCTTCTCGATGATGCTGGTGCAACGCATGATGCGGGCGCCGGACCTGTTGTCGCGGCTGACGGTCAAGAGCGGCATCGAGGGCGGCGTCTTCCTCGTTTCGACGCTGGCGCTGCTGGCGCTCGGCATCGTGCTGCACTTCTTCCCCAACGCGCTTGGCAGGAATGTCTCCGAGGCCGCGCCGCTGGTGGCGCTGGCGATCTGCGTTCCGGGGCTGCGCAATCTGGTCGAATACCAGGCCGAGCTTCTGTTCGCGCGCGGCCAGACGGCGGTGCGGGCGCTCAATCTCGGCCTGCTCGCCGCGCTTAAAGCGCTGTTGCTGACCTATGTGCTGACCACCATCTCCGATACGTCGAAGCTGGTGCTGTCGCTCAACGTCGTCTTCCTGCTGCTCTATCTCGCATCGATGCTGCTGACCTATTCGGCGCTGCGCAAGCCGGCGAAGGCGATCTAG
- the proC gene encoding pyrroline-5-carboxylate reductase — MTIRLVLAGCGNMGYAMLTGWLKSGKLAPSAVFVVEPNADLRQRAAALGCGTAGDAGALPADAVPDLVVIAVKPQVIRDVTAGYKRFGDGRTTFVSIAAGTPVATFEEILGNRAPIVRCMPNTPASIGKGMMVVFSNQLVSDDTKRFVADLLSASGEVADIDDEGLMDAVTAVSGSGPAYIFHFIEALTVAAEKAGLPPATAKLLAMQTVYGAASLAAESREEPGVLRQQVTSPNGTTAAALGVLMGEDRLTTLLTQAVEAARLRSIELGK; from the coding sequence ATGACGATCAGGCTTGTTCTCGCCGGCTGCGGCAATATGGGTTACGCCATGCTCACGGGCTGGCTGAAATCCGGCAAGCTTGCGCCGTCAGCGGTTTTCGTCGTCGAGCCCAACGCCGATCTTCGCCAGCGCGCCGCCGCACTCGGTTGCGGCACGGCTGGAGATGCCGGCGCTCTTCCTGCCGACGCAGTGCCTGATCTGGTCGTCATCGCGGTGAAGCCGCAAGTGATCCGCGACGTCACCGCCGGCTACAAGCGTTTTGGCGACGGGCGCACGACGTTCGTCAGCATCGCCGCCGGCACACCAGTGGCGACCTTCGAAGAAATCCTCGGAAACCGCGCGCCGATCGTGCGCTGCATGCCCAACACGCCTGCTTCGATCGGCAAGGGCATGATGGTGGTGTTCTCCAATCAACTGGTTTCCGACGACACCAAGCGTTTCGTCGCCGACCTGCTGTCGGCCAGCGGCGAAGTGGCTGATATCGACGACGAGGGCTTGATGGATGCCGTGACCGCCGTGTCGGGATCAGGGCCGGCCTATATCTTCCACTTTATCGAAGCGCTGACCGTGGCCGCGGAGAAGGCAGGCCTGCCGCCGGCAACCGCCAAGCTGCTCGCGATGCAGACGGTCTATGGCGCCGCCTCGCTCGCCGCCGAAAGCCGGGAGGAACCGGGCGTGCTGCGCCAGCAGGTGACCAGCCCGAACGGCACGACGGCGGCCGCCCTTGGCGTGCTGATGGGCGAGGACCGGCTGACCACTCTGCTGACGCAGGCCGTGGAGGCAGCGCGGCTGCGGTCGATCGAACTGGGGAAATAA
- a CDS encoding glycosyltransferase family 4 protein — MHLLFATSIVPDGALASGYEIANAAIIAALRRAGARVTVIGFTWPGKDAADPGNTVVLGAIDVRTESASALQKLAWVGKAMLSGLTFSSVKLRAVSDRGVQAALERAGPFDGYVLNSVQFAGAFEKLLEDRPSLFVAHNVEHLSARENAAAAAGLFQRLLFRREARLVKIVEERLCRRARFVFTLAEEDRAALGVATDNRSAVLPLVTGARVPARKGPRQIDCDAALIGTWTWQPNRIGLDWFLGKVVPHLRPDFRIRIAGHMPSGVTSAHPGVEFVGRVPDARAFVSGAAVIPLISTAGSGVQLKTIETFELGLPSVATGRSLRGIDHRPDNCVVTDDPAAFARALEAAAADIRDVDGSAFHRRQVKALDAAIQLGLEKLGAVRREVFA, encoded by the coding sequence ATGCATCTGCTGTTCGCCACATCGATCGTGCCCGACGGTGCTCTCGCCTCGGGCTACGAGATCGCCAATGCTGCGATCATCGCCGCCTTGCGGCGCGCTGGCGCGCGCGTCACGGTGATCGGCTTCACCTGGCCCGGGAAGGACGCCGCCGACCCCGGAAACACCGTGGTGCTGGGTGCCATCGACGTCCGCACCGAAAGTGCCTCTGCGCTGCAAAAGCTCGCCTGGGTCGGCAAGGCGATGCTATCGGGCCTCACCTTCTCATCGGTCAAGTTGCGCGCGGTGTCCGACCGCGGTGTTCAGGCCGCTCTCGAACGGGCTGGTCCGTTCGATGGCTATGTGCTGAACTCCGTGCAGTTCGCCGGTGCCTTCGAAAAGCTCTTGGAGGACCGGCCTTCGCTCTTCGTCGCCCATAATGTCGAGCATCTCTCGGCGCGGGAGAATGCGGCCGCCGCCGCCGGCCTCTTCCAGCGCCTGCTGTTCCGCCGCGAGGCAAGGCTGGTCAAGATCGTCGAAGAGCGCCTCTGCCGCCGCGCGCGCTTCGTCTTCACGCTGGCCGAGGAAGACCGCGCGGCACTCGGCGTCGCCACCGACAACCGCTCGGCGGTGCTGCCGCTGGTGACCGGCGCCAGGGTGCCCGCCCGGAAAGGCCCGCGCCAGATCGACTGCGACGCCGCCTTGATCGGCACCTGGACCTGGCAGCCGAACCGCATCGGCCTCGACTGGTTCCTGGGCAAGGTGGTGCCGCATCTGCGACCGGATTTCCGCATCCGCATCGCCGGCCACATGCCGTCCGGCGTGACCTCCGCGCATCCGGGTGTCGAGTTTGTCGGCCGTGTCCCGGATGCAAGGGCATTCGTCAGCGGCGCGGCCGTCATCCCGCTGATCAGCACCGCCGGCAGCGGCGTGCAACTGAAGACCATCGAAACCTTCGAACTCGGCCTGCCGTCGGTCGCCACCGGCCGCTCGCTGCGCGGCATCGACCATCGTCCCGACAATTGCGTCGTCACCGACGATCCAGCTGCTTTCGCCAGGGCGCTGGAGGCTGCCGCGGCCGACATCCGGGACGTTGACGGCAGCGCGTTCCATCGCCGGCAGGTCAAGGCCCTTGATGCTGCCATCCAACTCGGCCTGGAAAAGCTGGGGGCGGTCAGGCGGGAGGTGTTTGCATGA
- a CDS encoding DUF6492 family protein has protein sequence MNKRFVPDALAGPGLLPKTPTAAVVTASYAPDFERCRLLCETLDRHVSGAAHHYILVEHRDVALFRQLETNRRTVVDERDLLPHWLRALDDPLSLFRRRVWLSLKTQPLRGWHVQQLRRIAISAHAREDILVFCDSDVAFLKPFDCVAFWRDGKARLFRRDGVLADEGHDEHRIWSRNAGSALGIDPSRVSTHDYISTLIAWRRDTVLAMCGEIEKVHGRDWVEVVGSARRFSECMIYGRYVDDVLDGAGHFHGSEEFCRVHWTGEALSDDEFRRFVAGMAPDQVAIGMQSFIGTDIGRIRRLIGLDR, from the coding sequence TTGAACAAACGGTTCGTTCCAGACGCTCTTGCCGGTCCGGGCCTGTTGCCGAAGACGCCGACGGCGGCGGTGGTGACGGCAAGCTACGCGCCGGATTTCGAACGCTGCCGTCTGTTGTGCGAGACCCTCGACCGGCATGTCTCGGGGGCCGCGCACCACTACATCCTGGTCGAGCATCGAGACGTTGCGCTTTTCCGCCAGTTGGAAACGAACCGGCGCACTGTCGTCGATGAGCGCGACCTGCTGCCGCACTGGCTGCGCGCCTTGGACGACCCGCTCAGCCTGTTTCGCCGGCGTGTCTGGCTCAGCCTGAAGACGCAGCCGCTGCGCGGCTGGCACGTGCAGCAACTGCGCCGCATCGCCATATCGGCCCATGCCAGGGAAGACATATTGGTCTTCTGCGATTCCGACGTCGCTTTCCTCAAGCCCTTCGACTGCGTCGCCTTCTGGCGCGACGGCAAGGCGCGCCTGTTCCGCCGCGACGGCGTGCTGGCGGATGAAGGTCATGACGAGCATCGCATCTGGTCGCGCAATGCGGGTTCGGCACTTGGCATCGACCCGTCCCGCGTATCGACCCACGATTACATCTCGACCCTGATTGCCTGGCGCCGCGACACCGTGCTTGCCATGTGCGGTGAGATCGAGAAGGTGCATGGCCGCGATTGGGTCGAGGTCGTCGGCTCGGCGCGCAGATTCTCCGAATGCATGATCTACGGCCGCTATGTCGACGATGTGCTCGACGGCGCCGGTCACTTCCACGGTTCGGAAGAATTCTGCCGCGTCCACTGGACGGGCGAGGCGTTGTCGGACGATGAGTTCCGCCGCTTCGTTGCCGGCATGGCGCCGGATCAGGTGGCGATCGGCATGCAATCCTTCATCGGCACGGATATCGGCCGTATCCGCCGCCTGATTGGGCTCGACCGCTGA
- a CDS encoding PTS galactitol transporter subunit IIC — protein MDTVLAGLKGAIDTLGATILLPIVIFIIAVVLGAKVSKAFRAAVTIGVAFIGINLVLGLMFTSIGDVAKAIVTNTGIHRDIIDVGWPSAAAIAFGSSVGLWVIPVGILVNIVLLLTRMTRTLNVDVWNFWHFAFVGSLVVAATNNLAYGIAIAALVAALSLLFADWSARAVQQFYGVPGISVPHLASAQILPIAIILNWIMDRIPGINRININTETIERRFGVFGEPVVLGLIIGLVLGAIAFYNAGDLGTVLAKVLGTGMTLAAVMLLLPRMVKILMEGLLPVSDAAQEFVRKRTGDRELLVGLDSAILIGHPAAISSSLILVPIAIILSVILPGNRVILFADLAVIPFIVAMTAPLVKGNVFRMVVIGTVTLAIGFYVANALAPLFTSAAVASGFKLPADALQITSVVDGFLWVPYVIIEAIQGLGLVGIILIAVVIAALFILYRRNPLGWERAAGAEDEPAEGTA, from the coding sequence ATGGATACAGTTCTCGCTGGCCTGAAGGGGGCTATCGACACGCTCGGTGCGACAATCCTGCTGCCGATCGTCATTTTCATCATAGCCGTGGTCTTGGGTGCCAAGGTCAGCAAGGCCTTCCGTGCCGCCGTCACCATCGGCGTCGCCTTCATCGGTATCAACCTTGTGCTTGGGCTTATGTTCACGTCGATCGGCGACGTCGCAAAGGCCATCGTCACCAACACCGGCATCCATCGCGACATCATCGATGTCGGCTGGCCCTCGGCGGCGGCGATCGCCTTCGGCTCGTCGGTCGGGCTGTGGGTCATTCCGGTCGGCATCCTGGTCAATATCGTGCTGTTGCTGACGCGCATGACGCGCACGCTCAATGTCGATGTCTGGAATTTCTGGCACTTCGCCTTTGTCGGCTCGCTCGTCGTCGCCGCCACCAACAATCTGGCCTACGGCATTGCGATCGCAGCCCTGGTCGCAGCCCTGTCGCTGCTGTTCGCCGATTGGTCGGCGCGCGCGGTGCAGCAATTCTACGGCGTGCCCGGCATTTCGGTGCCGCATCTCGCCTCGGCGCAGATCCTGCCGATCGCCATCATCCTGAACTGGATCATGGACCGCATTCCCGGCATCAACCGCATCAACATCAACACCGAGACCATCGAGCGCCGCTTCGGCGTGTTCGGCGAACCGGTCGTGCTTGGGCTGATCATCGGCCTCGTGCTCGGCGCCATCGCCTTCTACAACGCGGGCGATCTCGGCACGGTGCTGGCCAAAGTGCTGGGCACCGGCATGACACTGGCGGCTGTCATGCTGCTCCTGCCGCGCATGGTGAAGATCCTGATGGAAGGCCTGCTTCCGGTTTCAGACGCGGCGCAGGAGTTCGTGCGCAAGCGCACTGGCGACCGCGAGCTGCTCGTCGGCCTCGATTCGGCGATCCTGATCGGCCATCCGGCCGCGATCTCGTCGTCGCTGATCCTGGTGCCGATCGCGATCATCCTGTCGGTGATCCTGCCGGGCAACCGCGTCATCCTGTTCGCCGACCTCGCGGTCATCCCGTTCATCGTCGCCATGACCGCGCCTCTGGTCAAAGGCAATGTGTTCCGCATGGTGGTGATCGGCACGGTGACGCTGGCCATCGGCTTCTATGTCGCCAACGCGCTGGCGCCGCTGTTCACCAGCGCTGCCGTCGCATCGGGCTTCAAACTGCCGGCGGACGCGCTGCAGATCACCTCGGTGGTCGACGGCTTCCTGTGGGTCCCCTATGTGATCATCGAGGCGATCCAGGGACTTGGGCTGGTCGGCATCATCCTGATCGCAGTCGTCATCGCCGCGCTGTTCATCCTCTACCGCCGCAACCCGCTCGGCTGGGAACGGGCAGCGGGCGCCGAGGACGAGCCGGCCGAAGGCACCGCTTAA
- a CDS encoding glycosyltransferase family 2 protein: MIPLPSDGSVSIAGRSPRLDVEAVEAVVTLPTFKRPEQVLETLASLRAQRTGRRFAIIVMENEAEARDGAKAVLPLFESGEIPGMVIIAHERGNCSAYNAGWQTAILHFPNFRHLLVIDDDEIADPHWLERMCLAAETLGADIVGGPQLPVFADPAHAKWVEHPVFAPPYRKTGRVPALYSSGNLLVGRNVLIAMGPPFLDLRFNFMGGGDSDFLSRSAQRGFVLGWCSEAKVHETVPARRVEADWIRARSLRNGVISTLVEKKKRAGTPLASAKVFAKSLALLAASPFRGLIRLARTGSPAIAIYPIHVALGRVLAEFGYANEQYRQPEKN, translated from the coding sequence ATGATCCCTTTGCCATCGGATGGTTCGGTATCGATCGCTGGACGGTCTCCCCGGCTTGACGTCGAGGCTGTCGAAGCAGTGGTCACCTTGCCGACCTTCAAGCGGCCCGAGCAGGTGCTGGAGACGCTGGCGTCGTTGCGCGCCCAGCGGACCGGCAGGCGCTTTGCCATCATCGTCATGGAGAACGAAGCCGAGGCGCGTGACGGCGCCAAGGCGGTGCTGCCACTGTTCGAGAGCGGCGAGATACCGGGCATGGTCATCATCGCGCATGAGCGCGGCAATTGCAGTGCCTACAATGCCGGCTGGCAGACGGCGATCCTGCACTTCCCGAACTTCAGGCATCTGCTGGTTATCGACGATGACGAGATCGCCGATCCACACTGGCTGGAACGCATGTGCCTGGCCGCCGAGACGCTCGGCGCCGATATTGTCGGCGGCCCGCAGCTGCCTGTCTTCGCCGACCCCGCCCATGCGAAATGGGTCGAACATCCTGTCTTCGCGCCACCCTACCGGAAGACGGGGCGCGTGCCGGCGCTCTATTCGTCGGGTAATCTCCTGGTCGGTCGCAACGTGCTGATCGCCATGGGGCCGCCCTTCCTCGATCTCAGGTTCAACTTCATGGGCGGCGGCGATTCCGACTTCCTCAGCCGATCGGCGCAAAGAGGCTTCGTGCTCGGCTGGTGCTCCGAGGCCAAAGTGCACGAAACCGTTCCGGCGCGGCGTGTCGAAGCCGACTGGATCCGGGCCCGCAGCCTGCGCAACGGCGTGATCTCGACATTGGTCGAGAAGAAGAAGCGCGCCGGCACGCCGCTGGCCAGTGCGAAGGTATTCGCGAAGAGCCTGGCGCTGCTTGCCGCGTCGCCGTTTCGCGGCCTGATCCGGCTGGCGCGGACCGGATCGCCGGCGATCGCCATCTATCCCATCCATGTGGCGCTCGGCCGCGTGCTGGCCGAATTCGGGTATGCCAATGAGCAGTATCGCCAGCCCGAGAAAAACTGA
- a CDS encoding NAD(P)H-dependent oxidoreductase, giving the protein MTNVALTGLARDLAHRAAEGRPVRIGVIGSGEMGTDLVTQGMLMPGISVCAVSTRRPHTAREAIRIAYGDEAMAVEADTASKVTGAIESGRIAITSNEMLVTNPLIDVVIDATGKPGVAADFDLMAMEHGKHLVMMNVEADVTIGCYLKQQADRLGVVYSVGAGDEPSSCMELIEFASTLGLTIVSAGKGKNNPLNRDAVPDDYREEAIRRNMNPRMLVEFVDGSKTMVEMCAIANATGLVPDVPGMHGPKADRDDLVKVLIPREDGGLLTKKGVVDYTIGKGVAPGVFVIVEATHPRIIERMDDLHIGHGPYYSLFRPYHLTSLEVPLTAARIMLFGKPDMVPLPRPVAEVCAVAKRDLAIGEIFDAIGETCYRSWTMTVEDARAQRALPVGLLEGGKVLKPVRKGELLSADNAAPDPTTRLFALRRLQDEMLYGPT; this is encoded by the coding sequence ATGACCAATGTCGCCTTGACCGGCCTTGCCCGCGATCTCGCCCATCGCGCCGCCGAGGGCCGCCCTGTGCGCATCGGCGTCATCGGTTCGGGCGAAATGGGTACCGATCTGGTCACGCAAGGCATGCTGATGCCGGGCATTTCGGTCTGCGCCGTCTCCACGCGGCGTCCGCACACCGCGCGCGAGGCCATTCGCATCGCTTATGGCGATGAAGCAATGGCGGTCGAAGCCGACACCGCGTCGAAAGTCACCGGTGCCATCGAGAGCGGCAGGATCGCCATCACCTCCAACGAGATGCTGGTCACCAATCCGCTCATCGACGTCGTCATCGACGCCACCGGCAAGCCGGGCGTCGCCGCCGATTTCGACCTGATGGCGATGGAGCATGGCAAGCATCTGGTGATGATGAATGTCGAGGCCGACGTCACCATCGGCTGTTACCTCAAGCAGCAGGCCGACCGGCTTGGCGTGGTCTATTCGGTCGGCGCAGGCGACGAGCCGTCAAGTTGCATGGAGCTGATCGAGTTTGCTTCCACGCTCGGCCTGACCATCGTCTCGGCCGGCAAGGGCAAGAACAACCCGCTCAATCGTGACGCCGTGCCCGATGACTATCGCGAGGAAGCGATCCGCCGCAACATGAACCCGCGCATGCTGGTCGAGTTCGTCGACGGTTCCAAGACCATGGTCGAGATGTGCGCCATCGCCAACGCCACCGGCCTGGTGCCCGACGTGCCCGGCATGCACGGCCCGAAGGCCGACCGCGACGACCTCGTCAAGGTGCTGATCCCGCGCGAGGATGGCGGGCTGCTCACGAAAAAGGGCGTCGTCGACTACACCATCGGCAAGGGCGTCGCGCCCGGCGTCTTTGTCATCGTCGAGGCGACGCATCCGCGCATCATCGAGCGCATGGACGATTTGCACATCGGCCACGGTCCCTATTACAGCCTGTTCCGGCCCTATCATTTGACATCGCTGGAAGTGCCGCTGACCGCCGCCCGCATCATGCTCTTCGGCAAGCCCGACATGGTGCCGTTGCCAAGGCCCGTCGCCGAAGTCTGCGCCGTCGCCAAGCGGGACTTGGCTATCGGCGAGATTTTCGATGCGATCGGCGAGACCTGCTATCGCTCCTGGACGATGACGGTCGAGGATGCCCGCGCCCAGCGCGCCCTGCCGGTCGGCCTGCTCGAGGGCGGCAAGGTGCTGAAGCCGGTCAGGAAAGGCGAACTGCTGAGCGCCGACAACGCCGCGCCCGACCCAACGACGAGGCTGTTCGCCTTGCGCCGGCTGCAGGACGAGATGCTGTACGGGCCGACCTGA
- a CDS encoding PTS sugar transporter subunit IIA codes for MSDSLMQLLDPEAIVLRSDASTNEEIIRVLAGRLESLGYVKSSYADAVVRREMTIPTGLPLERADNVAVPHTDPEHVLKPGIAMGTLRKPVTFANMEDPDEKLPVGFVFLLAINDKDKQIEALQSVMATIQNPEALDGLRSARTLDDVRAVLG; via the coding sequence ATGTCCGACAGCCTCATGCAGCTTCTGGATCCCGAAGCGATCGTGCTCAGATCGGATGCCTCGACCAACGAGGAGATCATCCGCGTCCTGGCCGGCCGGCTCGAGAGCCTTGGCTATGTCAAAAGCTCCTATGCCGACGCGGTCGTGCGCCGCGAAATGACCATCCCGACGGGACTGCCGCTGGAGCGCGCCGACAATGTGGCGGTGCCGCATACCGACCCCGAGCATGTGCTGAAGCCCGGCATCGCGATGGGCACGCTGAGAAAGCCGGTGACGTTCGCCAACATGGAAGATCCCGACGAGAAGCTGCCGGTCGGCTTCGTCTTCCTGCTTGCCATCAATGACAAGGACAAGCAGATTGAAGCGCTGCAGTCCGTCATGGCCACCATCCAGAATCCAGAGGCATTGGACGGCTTGAGGTCCGCCAGGACGCTTGACGACGTACGTGCCGTGCTCGGCTGA
- a CDS encoding O-antigen ligase family protein, with product MSSIASPRKTERAPLSAAFTRDGVATAIAALLFTVIMVSFRPFQPAGAELTGEGGDIVNQLGFGSLGAISIFSLMAFADPRIVRSLLSPSWVLMLGFFFLSVVLATDPPSAMRAASFTLIGILTMATILALPRDAESFSKVIIFTAVVVMGLSYLGLIVFPHEALHTADSQEPEHAGLWRGVFTHKNIAGPIMACFSFAGLYLYRRGQRWWGAGIFCAAMIFMLHTGSKTTAGLVPFSILIVVLPSLMGMRLGTPILFALAIIATAVGTLGIVFLPPVKHLAAIYFPDMTYTGRTTLWEFAGSMLAKKPWTGYGYESFWGTPLLLNQDQPFDRPWDIRTIVHGHDGYLDIAVLMGVPALCVAVYTFLIAPLRDYMRIPLRKENIYLGDFFMMVVLFTALNAFLESFFFHRGDPVWLFFVFGVLGLRQVSLRPIAVRNPSRPVRRGFPDAARTFM from the coding sequence ATGAGCAGTATCGCCAGCCCGAGAAAAACTGAGCGCGCCCCGCTCAGCGCCGCGTTCACGCGCGACGGCGTGGCGACCGCGATCGCCGCACTGCTGTTCACCGTCATCATGGTGTCCTTCCGCCCGTTCCAGCCGGCGGGCGCCGAACTCACCGGCGAGGGCGGCGACATCGTCAACCAGCTCGGCTTTGGTTCGCTCGGCGCCATTTCGATCTTCTCATTGATGGCCTTCGCCGATCCCCGCATCGTGCGCTCGCTGCTCAGCCCGTCCTGGGTGCTGATGCTGGGTTTCTTCTTCCTGTCGGTGGTGCTGGCGACCGACCCGCCCTCGGCCATGCGCGCGGCTTCCTTCACCTTGATCGGCATCCTGACCATGGCAACGATCCTGGCGCTGCCGCGTGATGCCGAGTCCTTCTCGAAAGTCATCATCTTCACCGCCGTCGTGGTCATGGGCCTTTCCTATCTCGGCCTGATCGTCTTTCCGCACGAAGCGCTGCACACGGCCGACTCCCAGGAACCGGAACATGCCGGCCTGTGGCGCGGCGTTTTCACCCACAAGAACATCGCCGGCCCGATCATGGCCTGCTTCAGTTTCGCCGGCCTTTACCTCTACCGGCGCGGGCAGCGCTGGTGGGGAGCGGGGATCTTCTGCGCGGCGATGATCTTCATGCTGCACACGGGCTCCAAGACGACCGCCGGGCTGGTGCCGTTCTCGATCCTGATCGTGGTGCTGCCGAGCCTGATGGGCATGCGGCTCGGCACGCCGATCCTGTTTGCGCTCGCGATCATCGCGACGGCGGTCGGCACGCTGGGCATTGTCTTCCTGCCGCCGGTGAAACATCTGGCGGCGATCTATTTCCCCGACATGACCTATACCGGCCGCACGACGCTGTGGGAGTTCGCCGGCTCGATGCTGGCGAAGAAGCCCTGGACCGGCTACGGCTATGAAAGCTTCTGGGGCACGCCGCTGCTGCTCAACCAGGATCAGCCTTTCGATCGTCCCTGGGACATCAGAACAATCGTGCACGGCCATGACGGCTATCTCGACATCGCGGTGCTGATGGGCGTTCCGGCGCTTTGCGTGGCGGTCTACACTTTTCTCATCGCGCCGCTGCGCGACTACATGCGCATTCCGCTGCGCAAGGAAAACATCTATCTCGGCGACTTCTTCATGATGGTGGTGCTGTTCACCGCGCTGAACGCCTTCCTCGAAAGCTTCTTTTTCCACCGCGGCGATCCGGTCTGGCTGTTCTTCGTGTTTGGCGTGCTTGGCCTGAGGCAAGTTTCGCTACGTCCGATCGCGGTGCGCAACCCTTCCCGCCCAGTCCGACGGGGCTTTCCGGACGCGGCGCGAACGTTTATGTGA